The Camelus bactrianus isolate YW-2024 breed Bactrian camel chromosome 12, ASM4877302v1, whole genome shotgun sequence genome includes a window with the following:
- the FAM186B gene encoding protein FAM186B isoform X1: protein MEKDTPPQLVTPASVKAIISRIEAAQLTRAQEDISSQLSDILDNVNCVISRFQEELGYDFKKKAKSHQTEQKGKNRFILLEKITSFSKDAETKEKHLYEILHWLGDWGDSLTYEIRNRKSEEEEEALDEWIEVMEKVLPLSLIATKGGIESLISLCSTLIEGQKKGAQMAKHTFWQGWQEQSQQKAISCAQPLSPEQMLQDRHITCTMVSEVKSMLQELLDSTMFNQGEVRAIRYMSTVVENLNKALILQYKENRSLETKYRYLKIEMTKELSSQRLYFQNSLQVLESKRDALLKQVEVLGGKYHDLLLIKHALEFQLKKAQSNRGQAEVSAKVLVDSTAPTEKDTLPKKEAVMEESQQEPKKGEQLSPLSPSPMAVAWESGTKPSMYQPLSTMTVHSRIADVYSSRDTECLQPVLPSSVDHKFPKKLERPEAESPGHKVKDQKDFFQEAVQEKEGLQIKSHLQKQLSLEGSRNVAVESKAEHQEEELSWERRRQQWLEEEEMWLQRQKMWALLEQEHQEKLRQWEVEEVARKQQQKLDQEQGGPWREPGQPREEAERMIFMPTSRWRALEEALPAPPPSRAQSAQQDRRPHLSRSTKTQQPVPRNQKTMSSTEFTQKPWTYQVPTKPKKSASFPVAGTSLRKVTQLPLHISLVTPKRKVYHMDVEAQRRNLQLLSEEGQLGLPDYLRSKALELTTTTMELNALWLQCLCHKYILYRRFQGLRQEMINRIQVVQKTEFAWRAQNLYIFLENINHLQNLQLQAWTDKQKDLGEKCQECLSSMVTMFPKLQLEWNVNLHTPVVTSPKSRKSKPPPSLLQHTHSSSSSCKQPLELFMSGGQQLVPLRVACQQGNHMEAIWKVDVASSSHPVEKKTPASLSWDQLGGYPDTPRLLALDVHSSYHRSLMSLQAYASVTQRKEHQELPDESAELIRKKSNESFPETKSQKDRDNPSPHAMP from the exons ATGGAGAAAGATACACCTCCACAGTTGGTGACCCCTGCATCAGTGAAAGCCATCATCTCGAGGATTGAGGCTGCCCAACTAACCCGGGCTCAGGAG GATATTTCTTCCCAGCTCTCAGACATCTTGGACAATGTCAACTGTGTCATCAGCCGCTTCCAGGAAGAGTTaggatatgattttaaaaaaaaggcgaAGTCTCACCAGACAGAGCAAAAGGGCAAGAACAGATTCATCTTGCTGGAGAAAATTACCTCCTTCTCCAAAGATGCTGAGACTAAAGAGAAGCACTTGTATGAAATTCTCCACTGGCTGGGTGACTGGG GTGACAGTCTGACCTATGAGATCAGGAACAGGAAgagtgaggaggaagaagaagccCTGGATGAATGGATCGAGGTGATGGAGAAGGTGTTACCTCTCTCCCTCATTGCCACCAAAGGAGGCATCGAGTCTCTCATTTCCCTTTGCTCCACTCTCATTGAAGGACAGAAGAAAGGGGCACAAA TGGCCAAACACACCTTCTGGCAGGGCTGGCAGGAACAAAGCCAGCAAAAAGCAATATCCTGCGCTCAGCCCCTGAGCCCAGAGCAGATGCTCCAGGACAGGCACATCACTTGCACCATGGTCTCCGAGGTGAAGTCCATGCTGCAGGAGCTCCTGGACTCCACCATGTTCAACCAGGGGGAGGTTAGGGCCATTAGGTACATGTCAACTGTGGTGGAGAACCTCAACAAGGCCTTGATCCTCCAGTACAAGGAGAACAGGAGCCTGGAGACCAAATACAGGTACCTAAAAATAGAGATGACCAAAGAACTCAGCAGCCAGAGGCTGTACTTCCAGAATTCCCTCCAGGTCCTTGAGAGTAAAAGAGATGCTCTACTAAAGCAGGTAGAAGTTCTAGGGGGAAAATACCATGACCTTCTCCTGATAAAGCATGCCTTAGAGTTCCAGCTGAAGAAGGCTCAGTCTAACAGAGGTCAAGCAGAAGTCTCGGCCAAGGTCTTGGTTGACTCCACAGCCCCCACTGAGAAAGACACCCTCCCAAAGAAAGAAGCAGTCATGGAGGAAAGCCAACAGGAACCCAAAAAAGGGGAGCAACTTTCACCACTTTCCCCAAGTCCCATGGCCGTGGCCTGGGAGAGTGGCACCAAGCCTTCCATGTATCAGCCACTTTCCACCATGACCGTGCATTCAAGGATCGCAGATGTGTACAGCAGCAGGGACACTGAATGTCTTCAGCCTGTGTTACCATCCTCTGTGGATCACAAGTTTCCTAAGAAATTGGAAAGACCAGAGGCAGAAAGTCCAGGCCACAAAGTCAAAGACCAGAAGGATTTCTTCCAGGAAGCAGTCCAGGAGAAGGAAGGACTCCAAATTAAGTCCCATTTGCAGAAGCAGCTGTCCCTAGAGGGCTCTAGGAATGTGGCTGTGGAGAGCAAGGCAGAGCACCAGGAAGAGGAACTCAGCTGGGAGCGCCGGAGGCAGcagtggctggaggaggaggagatgtggCTGCAGCGGCAGAAGATGTGGGCCCTGCTGGAGCAGGAGCACCAGGAGAAGCTGCGGCAGTGGGAGGTGGAAGAGGTGGCAAGGAAGCAGCAGCAGAAATTGGACCAGGAGCAAGGGGGCCCATGGAGGGAGCCAGGACAGCCAAGGGAGGAAGCGGAGAGAATGATCTTCATGCCCACCAGTCGATGGAGGGCCTTGGAGGAGGCATTGCCGGCACCTCCCCCAAGCCGGGCCCAATCTGCTCAACAAGACAGGAGGCCACACTTGTCCAGGTCCACTAAGACCCAGCAGCCTGTGCCCAGAAACCAGAAGACCATGAGTTCAACTGAGTTTACCCAGAAACCATGGACCTACCAGGTTCCCACGAAGCCCAAGAAATCAGCCTCCTTTCCTGTTGCAGGGACATCCCTCCGGAAGGTGACCCAGCTCCCTTTGCATATATCCCTGGTAACTCCTAAGAGGAAGGTCTACCACATGGACGTGGAGGCCCAGAGGAGGAACCTGCAGCTCCTGAGTGAGGAGGGTCAGCTGGGGCTGCCCGACTACCTGCGCAGCAAGGCGCTGGagctcaccaccaccaccatggaGCTGAACGCGCTCTGGCTGCAGTGCCTGTGCCATAAGTACATCCTCTACAGACGCTTCCAGGGCCTCCG acaAGAAATGATCAACCGTATACAAGTTGTGCAAAAAACTGAGTTTGCCTGGAGGGCCCAGAACCTCTACATCTTCCTGGAGAACATCAACCACCTGCAGAACCTCCAGCTGCAGGCCTGGACGGACAAGCAGAAGGACCTGGGGGAGAAGTGCCAAGAGTGCCTGAGCAGCATGGTGACCATGTTCCCCAAG CTCCAGCTGGAGTGGAACGTTAACCTGCACACCCCTGTGGTCACTTCCCCAAAGTCAAGAAAAAGCAAGCCGCCTCCATCCTTACTCCAGCACACCCACTCCAGCAGCTCCTCCTGCAAGCAGCCCCTGGAGCTCTTTATGTCTGGGGGCCAGCAACTTGTGCCCCTGCGGGTGGCCTG CCAACAGGGAAACCATATGGAAGCCATCTGGAAGGTTGATGTAGCCTCCTCCAGTCACCCAGTAGAAAAGAAGACCCCTGCCAGCCTGTCCTGGGATCAGCTAGGGGGGTACCCAGATACTCCGCGGCTGTTGGCATTGGATGTGCATTCCTCTTACCACAGAAGCTTGAT
- the FAM186B gene encoding protein FAM186B isoform X2 — MEKVLPLSLIATKGGIESLISLCSTLIEGQKKGAQMAKHTFWQGWQEQSQQKAISCAQPLSPEQMLQDRHITCTMVSEVKSMLQELLDSTMFNQGEVRAIRYMSTVVENLNKALILQYKENRSLETKYRYLKIEMTKELSSQRLYFQNSLQVLESKRDALLKQVEVLGGKYHDLLLIKHALEFQLKKAQSNRGQAEVSAKVLVDSTAPTEKDTLPKKEAVMEESQQEPKKGEQLSPLSPSPMAVAWESGTKPSMYQPLSTMTVHSRIADVYSSRDTECLQPVLPSSVDHKFPKKLERPEAESPGHKVKDQKDFFQEAVQEKEGLQIKSHLQKQLSLEGSRNVAVESKAEHQEEELSWERRRQQWLEEEEMWLQRQKMWALLEQEHQEKLRQWEVEEVARKQQQKLDQEQGGPWREPGQPREEAERMIFMPTSRWRALEEALPAPPPSRAQSAQQDRRPHLSRSTKTQQPVPRNQKTMSSTEFTQKPWTYQVPTKPKKSASFPVAGTSLRKVTQLPLHISLVTPKRKVYHMDVEAQRRNLQLLSEEGQLGLPDYLRSKALELTTTTMELNALWLQCLCHKYILYRRFQGLRQEMINRIQVVQKTEFAWRAQNLYIFLENINHLQNLQLQAWTDKQKDLGEKCQECLSSMVTMFPKLQLEWNVNLHTPVVTSPKSRKSKPPPSLLQHTHSSSSSCKQPLELFMSGGQQLVPLRVACQQGNHMEAIWKVDVASSSHPVEKKTPASLSWDQLGGYPDTPRLLALDVHSSYHRSLMSLQAYASVTQRKEHQELPDESAELIRKKSNESFPETKSQKDRDNPSPHAMP, encoded by the exons ATGGAGAAGGTGTTACCTCTCTCCCTCATTGCCACCAAAGGAGGCATCGAGTCTCTCATTTCCCTTTGCTCCACTCTCATTGAAGGACAGAAGAAAGGGGCACAAA TGGCCAAACACACCTTCTGGCAGGGCTGGCAGGAACAAAGCCAGCAAAAAGCAATATCCTGCGCTCAGCCCCTGAGCCCAGAGCAGATGCTCCAGGACAGGCACATCACTTGCACCATGGTCTCCGAGGTGAAGTCCATGCTGCAGGAGCTCCTGGACTCCACCATGTTCAACCAGGGGGAGGTTAGGGCCATTAGGTACATGTCAACTGTGGTGGAGAACCTCAACAAGGCCTTGATCCTCCAGTACAAGGAGAACAGGAGCCTGGAGACCAAATACAGGTACCTAAAAATAGAGATGACCAAAGAACTCAGCAGCCAGAGGCTGTACTTCCAGAATTCCCTCCAGGTCCTTGAGAGTAAAAGAGATGCTCTACTAAAGCAGGTAGAAGTTCTAGGGGGAAAATACCATGACCTTCTCCTGATAAAGCATGCCTTAGAGTTCCAGCTGAAGAAGGCTCAGTCTAACAGAGGTCAAGCAGAAGTCTCGGCCAAGGTCTTGGTTGACTCCACAGCCCCCACTGAGAAAGACACCCTCCCAAAGAAAGAAGCAGTCATGGAGGAAAGCCAACAGGAACCCAAAAAAGGGGAGCAACTTTCACCACTTTCCCCAAGTCCCATGGCCGTGGCCTGGGAGAGTGGCACCAAGCCTTCCATGTATCAGCCACTTTCCACCATGACCGTGCATTCAAGGATCGCAGATGTGTACAGCAGCAGGGACACTGAATGTCTTCAGCCTGTGTTACCATCCTCTGTGGATCACAAGTTTCCTAAGAAATTGGAAAGACCAGAGGCAGAAAGTCCAGGCCACAAAGTCAAAGACCAGAAGGATTTCTTCCAGGAAGCAGTCCAGGAGAAGGAAGGACTCCAAATTAAGTCCCATTTGCAGAAGCAGCTGTCCCTAGAGGGCTCTAGGAATGTGGCTGTGGAGAGCAAGGCAGAGCACCAGGAAGAGGAACTCAGCTGGGAGCGCCGGAGGCAGcagtggctggaggaggaggagatgtggCTGCAGCGGCAGAAGATGTGGGCCCTGCTGGAGCAGGAGCACCAGGAGAAGCTGCGGCAGTGGGAGGTGGAAGAGGTGGCAAGGAAGCAGCAGCAGAAATTGGACCAGGAGCAAGGGGGCCCATGGAGGGAGCCAGGACAGCCAAGGGAGGAAGCGGAGAGAATGATCTTCATGCCCACCAGTCGATGGAGGGCCTTGGAGGAGGCATTGCCGGCACCTCCCCCAAGCCGGGCCCAATCTGCTCAACAAGACAGGAGGCCACACTTGTCCAGGTCCACTAAGACCCAGCAGCCTGTGCCCAGAAACCAGAAGACCATGAGTTCAACTGAGTTTACCCAGAAACCATGGACCTACCAGGTTCCCACGAAGCCCAAGAAATCAGCCTCCTTTCCTGTTGCAGGGACATCCCTCCGGAAGGTGACCCAGCTCCCTTTGCATATATCCCTGGTAACTCCTAAGAGGAAGGTCTACCACATGGACGTGGAGGCCCAGAGGAGGAACCTGCAGCTCCTGAGTGAGGAGGGTCAGCTGGGGCTGCCCGACTACCTGCGCAGCAAGGCGCTGGagctcaccaccaccaccatggaGCTGAACGCGCTCTGGCTGCAGTGCCTGTGCCATAAGTACATCCTCTACAGACGCTTCCAGGGCCTCCG acaAGAAATGATCAACCGTATACAAGTTGTGCAAAAAACTGAGTTTGCCTGGAGGGCCCAGAACCTCTACATCTTCCTGGAGAACATCAACCACCTGCAGAACCTCCAGCTGCAGGCCTGGACGGACAAGCAGAAGGACCTGGGGGAGAAGTGCCAAGAGTGCCTGAGCAGCATGGTGACCATGTTCCCCAAG CTCCAGCTGGAGTGGAACGTTAACCTGCACACCCCTGTGGTCACTTCCCCAAAGTCAAGAAAAAGCAAGCCGCCTCCATCCTTACTCCAGCACACCCACTCCAGCAGCTCCTCCTGCAAGCAGCCCCTGGAGCTCTTTATGTCTGGGGGCCAGCAACTTGTGCCCCTGCGGGTGGCCTG CCAACAGGGAAACCATATGGAAGCCATCTGGAAGGTTGATGTAGCCTCCTCCAGTCACCCAGTAGAAAAGAAGACCCCTGCCAGCCTGTCCTGGGATCAGCTAGGGGGGTACCCAGATACTCCGCGGCTGTTGGCATTGGATGTGCATTCCTCTTACCACAGAAGCTTGAT